From the genome of Leptospira andrefontaineae, one region includes:
- a CDS encoding SufB/SufD family protein → MLLAESISEYIKEKKEPSILTEFRTNAEKFLNEAIFPDSSLESWRKISLSNFKISEYTKVCPDSSVTVSGNAKVTKLQDLPPEKLSEVLKKLEPAVSFYSKEWFPLFVFSRFTHAYYVQLGSDPSSFPEIKVECKDGNIILPLLIVDAFPGAKSNFLERWESPSQKDLVLMSGVTILLTPPNGDFQYSSLENLGDSTFHFRATYGVQEKDSKFHASLASWGGYKGKSFYDTNVIGKGCWTRYVGLSPLKAREFQDTEVRILHSESHAQSSILYRTVVREKAHHVFTGNLHIPSHCKDVGAIQINNNLLLDRTARAESIPKLEVFADSVKCEHGATVGEIDEEQLFYLASRGISEEEARKMIVEGFLNEVVREFPSETVREELSSMIESRMLGE, encoded by the coding sequence ATGCTTTTGGCGGAATCAATTTCGGAATATATCAAGGAAAAGAAGGAGCCATCCATTCTTACTGAATTCCGTACAAACGCTGAAAAATTTCTGAACGAGGCTATATTTCCGGATTCTTCTCTGGAATCTTGGAGAAAGATCAGTCTTTCTAATTTTAAAATTTCAGAATATACCAAAGTTTGTCCTGATTCTTCCGTAACCGTTTCCGGAAATGCGAAGGTTACTAAATTACAAGATCTTCCTCCTGAAAAACTTTCAGAGGTTTTGAAAAAACTAGAACCTGCAGTTTCATTTTATTCCAAAGAATGGTTTCCGCTTTTCGTATTTTCCAGGTTCACTCATGCGTATTATGTGCAACTAGGTTCGGATCCTTCTTCTTTCCCTGAGATCAAGGTTGAATGTAAGGACGGAAATATCATTCTTCCTCTTCTGATCGTGGATGCTTTCCCAGGAGCTAAATCCAATTTTCTGGAAAGATGGGAATCCCCTTCTCAGAAAGATTTGGTGTTAATGAGTGGAGTTACTATTCTTCTTACTCCTCCAAATGGAGATTTCCAATATTCCAGTTTGGAAAATTTGGGAGATTCTACCTTTCATTTTAGAGCTACTTATGGAGTTCAGGAAAAGGACTCTAAGTTTCATGCGAGTCTTGCTTCTTGGGGCGGATATAAGGGTAAATCATTCTATGATACGAATGTTATTGGAAAAGGATGTTGGACACGTTATGTGGGTCTTTCTCCTTTAAAGGCGAGGGAATTCCAAGACACTGAAGTCAGAATTCTTCATTCGGAAAGCCATGCTCAAAGTTCTATTTTATATAGAACTGTTGTAAGAGAGAAGGCTCATCATGTATTTACCGGGAATCTTCATATACCTTCTCATTGCAAAGACGTGGGTGCGATCCAGATCAATAATAATCTTCTTCTAGACAGAACTGCAAGAGCAGAATCTATTCCTAAGTTGGAAGTATTTGCTGACAGTGTAAAATGTGAGCATGGCGCTACAGTCGGAGAAATAGACGAAGAACAATTATTCTATTTAGCTTCCAGAGGTATCTCGGAAGAAGAAGCACGCAAAATGATCGTAGAAGGATTCTTGAACGAAGTAGTCCGAGAATTTCCTTCCGAAACTGTTCGCGAAGAATTATCCTCTATGATAGAATCTAGGATGTTGGGCGAGTAA
- a CDS encoding non-heme iron oxygenase ferredoxin subunit, which produces MSEFQKLAKLSDLKEGEIFVAETRYHRVGLTRLGDEVCAFADLCTHDGEDISTGELEGDVIVCPRHSAKFNIRTGKVLCMPAVEDLPVYKTRIVGDEVEVELED; this is translated from the coding sequence ATGAGTGAATTTCAGAAACTAGCTAAACTTTCCGATCTGAAAGAAGGGGAGATATTCGTAGCAGAAACCCGTTACCATAGGGTAGGGTTGACTAGACTGGGGGACGAAGTTTGTGCATTCGCGGATCTTTGTACCCATGACGGTGAGGATATTTCTACAGGAGAATTGGAAGGCGACGTAATCGTTTGTCCAAGACATTCTGCAAAGTTTAATATTCGCACAGGTAAGGTACTTTGTATGCCTGCAGTAGAAGATTTGCCAGTCTATAAGACTAGAATCGTGGGTGACGAAGTCGAAGTAGAGTTAGAGGATTGA
- a CDS encoding cysteine desulfurase, with protein MSFDLEKIRKDFPILSTQMNGKPLVFLDSAASSQKPKSVIDTIRKYYEAENANIHRGVYYLSQKATEKYEMARIKTSRFIGAACAKVVIFTRNTTESINLVAQSWGRTNIHEGDEIVLTELEHHSNLVPWQMLAQEKQAVLKFIPLNQDSTLDLTNLDEIITERVKLVALAQMSNVTGTIHDLSAIIRRAREVGAKVLIDGAQGICHLPTNVQKEDFDFYAFSAHKMLGPTGVGILYAKEEILDTMPPWMGGGDMISKVWKDKSTYADLPARLEAGTPNISGVIGFGAALEYLESVGMQEIRNHELELLQYALDRLEDFGGLELYGTNDLSKRGGVISFNFPGVHPHDVGSILDEEGIAIRVGHHCAQPFMDFKGIAGTCRASFYLYNTKEDVDSLLVGLKKVKEIFGRVLKR; from the coding sequence TTGAGTTTTGATCTCGAAAAGATACGCAAAGATTTTCCGATTCTGTCTACACAGATGAACGGTAAGCCCTTGGTGTTTCTGGACAGCGCCGCCAGTTCTCAAAAGCCTAAGTCTGTTATAGATACGATCCGTAAATATTATGAAGCGGAGAATGCGAACATTCACCGCGGAGTGTATTATCTCTCCCAAAAGGCCACTGAAAAATACGAGATGGCTCGTATCAAAACTTCTAGATTTATTGGAGCTGCCTGCGCTAAGGTAGTTATATTTACTCGCAATACTACTGAATCCATCAACCTAGTCGCTCAATCTTGGGGACGCACCAATATCCACGAAGGTGATGAGATCGTATTAACTGAATTAGAGCACCATTCTAATTTGGTTCCTTGGCAGATGTTGGCTCAGGAAAAACAAGCCGTCTTAAAATTTATTCCTCTTAACCAAGATTCTACTTTGGATCTAACTAATCTGGATGAGATCATCACCGAAAGAGTGAAGTTAGTCGCTCTTGCTCAGATGTCTAATGTAACTGGAACTATTCACGATCTTTCTGCTATTATTCGTAGAGCAAGAGAAGTTGGAGCAAAAGTGTTGATAGATGGTGCCCAAGGGATTTGCCATCTTCCAACAAACGTTCAAAAAGAAGATTTTGATTTTTATGCATTCTCTGCTCATAAGATGCTCGGACCAACTGGTGTAGGAATTCTTTATGCTAAGGAAGAGATCTTAGACACAATGCCTCCTTGGATGGGAGGAGGGGATATGATCTCCAAAGTTTGGAAGGATAAATCCACTTATGCCGATCTTCCCGCAAGATTAGAAGCAGGTACTCCTAATATTTCCGGAGTGATCGGATTTGGAGCTGCTCTAGAATATCTTGAATCTGTTGGGATGCAAGAGATCAGAAATCATGAGTTGGAACTCCTACAGTATGCTTTAGATCGATTGGAAGACTTCGGCGGTTTAGAATTGTACGGAACAAACGATCTAAGCAAAAGAGGAGGAGTGATTTCCTTCAATTTTCCTGGAGTCCACCCTCACGATGTAGGTTCTATTCTGGACGAAGAAGGGATCGCAATCCGCGTGGGACATCATTGCGCCCAACCGTTTATGGACTTCAAAGGGATCGCAGGTACCTGCCGCGCTTCTTTCTATCTTTATAATACCAAAGAAGACGTAGATTCTCTTTTGGTAGGTCTAAAGAAGGTGAAGGAGATTTTCGGCCGTGTCCTTAAGCGATAG
- the sufU gene encoding Fe-S cluster assembly sulfur transfer protein SufU: MSLSDSLYQEVLLDHYQNPRHHGKMEHSDLHQEGVNPLCGDEVELFLKLDGDIISEISFVGKGCSISQASASMLTDSLYGKTISEAKSLLHQFKGMLLEDKVPNFSEEYEDLESMEAVKKIPARIKCATLAWNTLEKAIGK; encoded by the coding sequence GTGTCCTTAAGCGATAGTCTTTACCAAGAAGTACTACTCGATCATTACCAAAATCCGAGACATCATGGAAAGATGGAACACTCCGATCTTCACCAAGAAGGAGTCAATCCTCTCTGCGGTGACGAAGTGGAACTTTTCCTTAAACTGGATGGAGATATTATCTCTGAGATCAGTTTTGTGGGGAAGGGTTGTTCAATTTCCCAAGCTTCTGCTTCTATGCTGACGGATAGTCTTTATGGAAAAACAATCTCGGAAGCAAAATCACTTCTGCATCAATTTAAAGGAATGCTTTTAGAAGATAAGGTCCCCAATTTTTCGGAAGAATATGAAGATCTTGAATCTATGGAAGCGGTAAAGAAGATCCCGGCCCGTATCAAATGTGCAACACTTGCCTGGAATACTTTGGAAAAGGCGATCGGGAAGTAA
- a CDS encoding type II toxin-antitoxin system Phd/YefM family antitoxin: MKAVGIKDLKNNLSSFLDFVRSGETVLILDRNQPIAEIKKFDQKSDLTKQYLEEAANANSIIPAKTLKGINIPKSILLSTGAKTRISTAWREAYRADRD, translated from the coding sequence ATGAAAGCGGTAGGGATCAAAGATCTTAAAAATAATCTAAGTAGTTTTCTGGATTTTGTACGAAGCGGGGAGACTGTCCTCATTTTGGATAGAAATCAGCCGATTGCAGAGATCAAAAAGTTCGACCAAAAATCGGATCTCACCAAACAATATTTAGAAGAAGCGGCTAACGCGAACTCCATTATCCCTGCAAAAACTCTAAAAGGAATCAATATTCCGAAATCAATTCTATTAAGTACTGGAGCCAAAACCAGAATCTCTACAGCTTGGAGGGAAGCTTACCGAGCAGACAGGGATTAA
- a CDS encoding PIN domain-containing protein codes for MVLYIDTSLLLNILYAEAGYEDHLDYFNKSNLKFASILLEIESFRSLYFTYSKEGKHLPKNWFKDAEGFLGEFISQINLKNLDDDIRTEIRKNKEVLELKSLDAAHLATALHIRKSISDELILCSMDEKFRSVAKKLGFKLYPKK; via the coding sequence ATGGTCTTATATATAGATACTAGTCTTCTATTAAATATTCTTTATGCAGAAGCAGGTTACGAAGACCATTTGGACTATTTTAATAAATCGAATCTCAAATTCGCTTCTATCTTACTTGAGATAGAAAGTTTCAGAAGTTTATATTTCACCTATTCAAAAGAGGGTAAACATTTGCCCAAAAATTGGTTCAAAGATGCGGAAGGATTCCTGGGCGAATTCATTTCTCAGATCAATTTAAAAAATCTAGACGATGACATTCGAACGGAAATTAGAAAGAACAAAGAAGTTTTAGAACTTAAATCCTTGGATGCAGCTCATCTTGCTACAGCATTGCATATTAGAAAGTCCATTTCTGACGAATTGATCCTATGTTCTATGGATGAAAAATTCAGATCTGTAGCTAAAAAGTTAGGTTTTAAACTATATCCGAAAAAATAA